In Castanea sativa cultivar Marrone di Chiusa Pesio chromosome 6, ASM4071231v1, a single window of DNA contains:
- the LOC142640478 gene encoding uncharacterized protein LOC142640478, which yields MCTTRRECSFSSETMEQNTGSFRRNRTQPSEHSTCTDKENQSKEKDMGTSVFVNHAAISWQESRRKWMGDPSRQPKRKAKDPIISWSMAYEDLLLTNEPFPERIPLPEMVDFLVDIWYDEGLYD from the exons ATGTGCACGACAAG AAGGGAATGTTCATTCAGTTCGGAGACAATGGAGCAAAATACTGGAAGTTTCCGTCGCAATAGGACGCAACCTTCAGAGCATTCTACATGTACTGATAAAGAAAATCAGTCCAAAGAAAAAGATATGGGCACTTCCGTATTTGTCAATCATG CTGCAATTTCCTGGCAAGAGAGTAGAAGAAAGTGGATGGGGGATCCATCTCGACAACCAAAAAGAAAGGCAAAGGACCCAATTATAAG TTGGTCTATGGCATATGAAGATCTGCTCTTGACTAATGAGCCTTTTCCTGAGCGAATTCCTCTACCT GAGATGGTAGACTTCTTGGTTGATATTTGGTATGATGAAGGCCTTTATGACTAG